The Montipora capricornis isolate CH-2021 chromosome 3, ASM3666992v2, whole genome shotgun sequence genome includes the window tttgtccatattgtaggacgtgaacgaaactgaataatcgcgaaaaacatttatgatagagccaagttatattttgaggtgacgttttcgtcgaccatCGCCGTCCAAGACGAAGTTTGCACGACGGCGCCGTCAGATTGTGCGAAATGCCTACTGCGCAATGACCTTGGTGAGGGCGATTTGCCGGCGTCTTGAAAATAGGAGGACGCCAGAGTCGTTGTCAAAGCTCCTCTCTATGCTTCAGATTTTTGCCATATAAATCCTCCATAGCTCCAGTACTGACGGAAACTCTGGGATTTTTGACTTGTAAACATCGAATAAACGCACAGATTATTCTTTGATGAGCGTATGCTAGACAAGAGTTCGTTTCTCTGAAGTTAGGCATGCGTTTCGAATTGAACACCTTCCCTtttgaaaagataaaaacaaacttcaaaaacggCGGGAAAATTTACCGCACGAGCACGAACGTCGTCGCCTTTACTGGGAATATCGTAAATTCAAATTTTTAGAGGACAGTGACGCGGGACTGTGACGTGACCCAACAGCGCAGTCGTGCGAACGTCATCGATTCGTAAGCTTTCAATGGTTAAAATCGTGCTCCACGTggagcacgcattttagcaaataaTTTTGCGGTCTTCTGCGCAACAACGAAGTGAATTAAcctaatttgaggttttgataaCAACAGGATCATACACGAacctttcattttccttttttgattcTGACAGAGATCGTACCCAAATTAATTTAAGGACACTTTGCCCACATAGTTCGACTTAAACTAGACTGCAGAATAATCGCTAAAGACTAAAAAATAGTGCgaagttttattttgaggtggcgttttcgtcgGAGTGGGCTTAATGGAAGTCAATTTTATGATCTTCCTAATTGTAGTCACGTCTCACTATGTAGTCACTTTTAAGTGACAACATCCTGAGACAAACGACAACATAACTTAGCGTGCGTGCTGGTCCATTCCAAAATCCTATTTGGAATTTTTCCTTATTATTCAATATTCTCAATATTCGTCCtgcgtactcaacgtatatcctaCGAtgtacgtaattttgtgtgtcgcggagaaaaatggtagtctTTCCAGCAATAatatgttgaataataattcaATTATTCTGCGCAAGTATTTCAatggttaagaaaaaaaaatagattgattcgttttttcaacatttctcctGCAGTGACTCAACTTCGTTCTGGAAATAATTGTTGGATGATGAGGATCAGGGGCCCTCCAATAATATATGACATCAAACTCATGAAACCAAATATGAAACCagattttttctgaaaatgaaaagacaatgaaaaaaaaaacattaaaagaagTACATCAAAAGTTACCAGGAAAGCAGCCCACAGCATTCCAAAACGACTCACAACTATATTTATTAGATTGAGTGGCTGTCTAAACTCTCTTACAGGTCTTTTCCGTTgattcaaaaataaaataaaaaatcgttTGAAGTTACAAAGGAACTACCGTAGCGCTGGCAAAGGCACGCCCTCTCTAGAGACTATATTAAGTTTAAATCAATCACCCTTCCAGCAAAACATATTGGGGATAGAATCATGACATTTTTACGTCATTTCAAGAGAGTATCTACTATaatgaataataacaatagtaataatttcGAAAAGAACAAATGCCTATAAATTCCCAAGACGACAGACAAACATGGCAAACCAAACACAGCAAGAAACAGAAACAATTAAAATACATTGGATAATCCGGGATTTACAAAAGAGTAGTATGTCTAAGgatttcaaaatataacgaagGCGGGAAAAGCCACTTGATGTGTTGCGTTAATGTGATTTAAAGTCGGCAGTGGTTTGATATCCTTGACCTtgcgcactggtggctcagttgactGAGCGTCTGGCCGTGCCATgtgggaggtcgcgggttccaACCCCGGCAGGATCAACACACAGGATCTTAAAAATTGACTGATGataatgtgctgcctttgtcgAATTCCATCatcaaatggttagacttcaagtcttctcggataaggactataaaccattgGAACCTTctcatgttcataagttccctgttgGACGTTATAAAGAACCCACAAACTATTCGAGTAGttaagagtaggggatggagtccctggtgttgtggctgccctgttctttccagcagaagtggccaaCTCGGCAGTTATGTCCctaaaaaggcttatggtgtTTGAGGCCACCTAAGTAGAAACAACCATAAGTCAAAAGGACTTTGACGAATGCTGCATGGAACATGTactagatgtagatgtagactCTGAAGCACACCGGTTTGAACACCAGTAGAATGTTTTTGGGGTAGCCACGTAccataaatgaaataaagaatCTCTATGATCTTCGTAGAGCTTCCATATAAGTTTCTTTGGTAAGTGTTTGTTAGTGTttgagggggggagggggtgggagGGTTTAAGATCGTTTAGAGGATGGGCATGCTTTTGCAAAATGCGAGGCCAGCCCGGATTGGGACATCAAGCGATTTTTGAATTTATGGAATAACAAAGGAGACCAGGACGTCATCTTAAGCAGCCACTTTATCCAATAAATGCGATTGCGTGTCGTTGTGGATGGTTCGGCTAAATCGAACCCAAAAGAATGcctctcataaaaaaaaaacatccataATATGCAACATTGTCCGATAAAATGAACTTCATTCACCTTGTTTTCTGCATTTAGTTCTGTTGCGAAGCTAAGGGAACAAGCCCGAGAAGCACAACAGAAGGGTAGATCATGGCTGTGGTGGATTGAGTGATCAAATAAGACATCACTCCTGAGCTGACAACAAGTAGAGCAGCAATGGTAAAACACCGCTAAAACAGATTTAAAAGGTAAGCAAAATTAGGAGAATATCAGCAAAGAGCAGACAAAAGGCATGCATGGTACAATCTCTTTAACGTCGGATTACGTCGCGGGCAAATCTATCTAGATAATTTAACATGGCCTTCACCTTCGAAGAGAGGCTTAGAGATCACCCAATCCTACCCCTACTTTAATTATTTCAAGTGGTTTTGTTCCACAGTAGGAGGGACGGGTCGTCAAGAAGCctcattgttttgtttgaaaGACCTCGGTTTCGGTTGTTAAAGAAAAGATAGCGTTGGAATGGGTGTTGGAAAAGACCGCTCATCAAGATCTGCTCCTGAAAATATTCGTGCCCGGTCAGTTTTCCGTCGTATTTTTGTCCaagaaagctaataaaatgAGGAAGATTTTTCTTGGTCACTCAAAAATTCGTAATTAACGTTAAAAGGAGCAAATTTGAGTGGGAAACTGATTTtagtgttttcttttgttctgtaaAGAAGTTCTATGTTTTTAGAAAGCTTATCTTCTAAGCTTTAAAAAGATGTATTGCTTttcccctaactttaaatactTTTTGAGAACAAACACTTTTTTACAATGCTGATTTCACGCGGCTTTGCTCTTGCCGAAAAAGGGGGTAGTTATCTGTGCGCGACAGAAACGGCTACCCTAGGTTGGGGAATTCATATTCTATTTTGGTGCGCTCCGCGGTGAGAATTGACCTCCAAGTAAGCCCGAATGGGTAATTGATAGTTGAAGAGTACGTGTCGAGCTAACCTATGATCAGGCGCACTTTTCTCTGTCTCTTGAAAAAGAACGCCTGATCAAAGGTTAATCGAGCAAAAATGGTATTTCGAGGAGTTTAGGTATTCAAGTCATTCTAATGCAGACTTTCGTCTCTTgagaaacgagaaaaaaaaataacgaaaacCAAACGAAGATAACTTCAAACAGCTGAAAATAAtgttttccatatatttttttaatatttcaaaGGAAGTTTATGGATCAGAAACAAATATTAAGTCAATCGGAGGCCGCCCCATGTTTAATATTTGTAACGTATCATGGTTGCCCGTCTTGTTTTGACAAAAAGAGCTTTCATATCCGTAGCCCTTGATGGTCTTCATATATCTCCTATCCACTTTTATTTTCACCTCTTACAGGATGCAATGCGAACTCGGCTTGATAGCAGAGTTCAGTCACTGATGGTAGAGCAGCGGACTCTAGTGCAATTGCATGCTTATGGGTTAAGAGAGTGGAGAatcattgtttcattttttgcctcCTTAGCGCAAGGCGATCGTTTTCCATTCACTCAGCCAAGAGGAAAAAACTGAATGTTGAAAgggcattgcataatgagctatctctgaaaatatgAACAATGCCGTCAGCAGATTCCCTGGTTAGGAAACTAAAGCTCGAGAGGTTTTTGAgtcgcggacggcaaccggaagtgagatgttttccttcttaactTGTTTTGACTCTatcacatttatattgctaaatATCCTCTCTCTAATAGAGACATTCCAATAAGGTTAAATTTGGTTAAACATTTAAGGACACATAGGTGATAGCCATTGGCCATTTTATTTCGCTTTAAAGTCCACACATATTAAGGGGCAATGTCGGAATATATCAAGAATCTCAAATCAGTTCCCAAAAATCGAATTTTGGTTTATACCACCCAAACAACCCTTTGGAATGGTTATTTCAAAAAATGACATTAAGAAATCCCCAAGCGCTTTACATTTGGAGAATTTTAGAAAAGTTCGAAAATTCACAAATAATACCATTTTTATTCATGAAATTAGTCTAAATTTCGAACGATTTCAAAGAAACAGTACGGGCGCGAAAAAACTCCTGTCGACTCCATCTTCCTCACATATTTAGAATACTTCCAAAGCTTTAAGACTGTGTAAAAATTTTAAGCAAAATAGCTTTGTAAATATAATTCCTGGCCTTCCTTACTCACCCACACTGTGCATGGTGTTTTGAATGTAAAAATAACGCCCAACTTTAGCCGCCCAAAATCGATCTTGGTatgtttcaaattgaaaaaccaGTTATACTGCATGAAAGAACGGTTACTCTTTTTACAAGAACTGAAGTTTCAGCTCTGCAAATTAAAACGCTAgtatgaaatgaaattttaactGGAGCCCTTTGGACGCTGTGCCTGACACAACGTGAAATGTAAACAACGTGAAAGGAAATGTCGATAAAGCGGAGAAAATCGCACGAAAATAATTTCGATCTGTCTCATAGATTCACATgacattgacaaaaaaattgcttttcaaaTAATCCGTTCTAGCTGACAAGCCAGTAATGCAATGATTTCTGTTAAATGATCGGAAAAAAATCTAGACAAACAGCAATCGAAACCTGAACATCACGAAATCGGGTCTACGAACGCTTAGTTATATCCTACCATTTACTGTTTTGTCgtgcatatttaaaatttaccttttttttgtCGACCTTCTCATTTAAAGTCCTCTTTCCATGGAGCTTGACCTCAAAGGTAATATGAACTCAGCTGGTGTAGCATACAAGCCGAAGTAGCAAGCATGTTTAAGTTGGTGTTGTGTTACATCTGTCTCATTTTGAATTAATTAGTTGATTAACTTCCTGTTTTATACTTCCCGTCTATAACATATGCTTATTGGTCCTTATTGTGTGGTTGGAGAGAAAGCGCGTACAGACATCGTAAATTACTCAAGCAACCAAAAAAGAAGTACCTGTTTCTATTTCGCTGTACActatgaaaattgaaaatgatatttgaaGAAATGACATCGAATTacactatttttttttgtcatttcccGGCGATGGTGGTCATGAAAAGATTGAGCGGGAGTtactctgcgagcagagtctctttcgatcttcctagataagtcgggaagaggaaagtaaacggttcgacatttcgtgttgagcatgcgttaaaaactcaaacgtattcgggagtcagccacacgtgactagtaaccgcaaaaacaaacagtagcgatattttcgaacaactctggcaaacacacgacaatcaaggaatcatttccttcgaaactcaagatagttcaagtttttaaattgccatttcagtttttactgaaaaaattaataggtttctcaatttcggcaaactagtttctgtaaccgacatacggaggaaatactcatgggaatttagacagttaaaaattgtcacgctgttgtaaatttaaaaaatattgatgacgcgtggcgattgatcatgcgcacaaattaaataaaaacaggtttgacaagtcgaaactggactgactcatccatttctttggatgagcggcaaatcaaagaaagtcgagccggctggcagagtctactatccacttcccgacttatctaggaagatcgaaagagactctgctggCAGAGTAAGCGGGAGTGTGCAATCAGAGGTAAAACAATATCTTTGTACAATGTACCCATTCTGGTAGCTATTGGTTTTTGCTACTATTATATCTATAATTATAAAGAAATACCACTGGGCACGAGTCAACTCTTCAGGTGGAAATTTGTTGATCTTGGCAACTACATCAACTGATGGCGTCTTGAAGCAACTGTAGATATGGAGCTTTGCGACGAATTGGTGGATGAGGAATGCTGAGATTGAGGCCTTTGCAAATCACCTGGAGCAATGCAACCTTCAAGTGTTTCAGTGTGTCTTCCTCTGCCATGGCGCAGATGTTGTATTGGTCAAATATTATAGGATGCTGAATAGTAATGGTAGCCATGACATGCTCTCTGGCTGCAGAAAAGTTTATCTCGTCCTCGATGGCTGCAATGTCTACTTCATGAGTCTGTTGGCGAACTTTCGCAGAAAGGCGGGTGAAATATGAAGTAATCTGTTGAGTTGTCAAAAACTCTGATGATTTGAAAAGACGCTCGCCATTCGAACCGCGGGCACGTCTCATATCTCGCGCAACAAGACTTGCGTCGACTTTCCGTCCAGTGGACTGACCAATGTTGAATTTAGCAGTGAGGTAAGCTCCTTGCTTTTCGCTAAAACGGTAGGCCCTTTTGTTTGGTCTTAAAGCCCATCCCTCTGTTAAAATTGCTGTGCCTTGTTTGTTTATCCTACTGATGGCTCTCAAGGTTGGCACGACACCGACGCCCTCTTCTAAAATCTGCTGATAACCAAGTTTAGCAAGATCTAAAAGTGACTGTGTGCTTTTCCAAGGACCTTACGCATTTTTCAGCGGATAGATGTTTTGCTAACGCTTCATGTCTTTGGAAAACCCTCGTACATCCATCCTCTGGGCAAGTGTAGATCGCCTGGCTGGTCGTACTCTCATGGATGTCACCGAAACTCTCTTTCGTCTTAGTAGAATCGTTGTCAACATGAGtagactttttctttttaaagccaAGAGACTTAAATTCTCCAGGAGAAAATGTAGATTCTATCCACTTGTTCTCGGATTCTGCAGAAGAAAATTCACAAATGGTTAAATGACTACACAAAGCATAAACGTTTAATGCACTAGTACAGTCCTATCCATATTTACATATTTGTatttacacatttttcttcATTGTTGTTAGTATTTCTATCGTTATCTTTACGATTCAGTgtttttcgttaaaaaaaacccacatttttcgtttttgttgtaAACTTTGTAAAGTTGAATGTTGTAACGGCATGCAAAAAGCCAATGACTGTAGTTTTACCTGTTGTCGATATATCTGCCTTGATTTCTTTTCCATCGCCTATGCCATATGCACGCCATCCTTTTATACGATCATCTCTAAACTCAAAATTATTGAGTTTACCGATACTAGGAATCTTTGCTATTTCGCCGACTGGTAATGCTTTCGTGACTGCATCCAAGCACGCAACACGAACACCCTCAATGCCTCCATGCGAGATAAGAGCGTCTCGTAATTGGGTGGCATTCGTCACATCATGGCCTTCATTTATAAAACTGCGCACGTGAGCTTTGCACGTGGCTGCAAGGCGATCTGCAGCCCCTTTACCACCCTGTGGGTCACTGAAGTCAATGCGCGTGATTTGGACTCGAGTAGACTGCGAAATGACGGGGCATGCTAGGATTGTCGCAGAGGAATGATAGCATACGGCGTTGTCTTGCCGAAAGTAAGCCCTCCTAACGTCTCGATACTCAGCTTTGATGGAACGAAGCACATCCTGCATGATGGCTATGACGGAAAAGCTGTCTTGACTACAAGACTGGATGACGTGAACGAATCCTTGCCATTGTAGCTGGTCATCAGATTGTCGATACACAACGGATACGTGCCAGGAAATTCCAAACTTGCCAAACCAGTCACACTGCGACTCTCGGTATCTCTGCGGTAAAAACTTCATTGCCCAGTCGTTGACAATGAGTACTGTTTCATTGTCCAGAAGATCAAGAAAATCCAGTCGCGCTTGGTCTTGGTTAAAGGATCTAACTATGTGGCACTGCCATGACAGGATAGCAAGCCTCGATGACTGCATAATGTAATTAGCTTCGTCGCGATCGTCATCGGATGGAAAATGACAACTCTTCACACGATTTTCAATATCTCGTAGAGTTTCCTTCAGTGCTTCACACTGATCGCAAGAACCGTCGTGATTGTGTTGGCACTCTTGTTGGTATTCTGGCTCGCTAGAATCGCTAAGTGAAAACACCACACAATGGTCTGGAACGCTTGATTGGTTCTCTAGATGTACCTGCAATGAAATTGACAATTGCAGTTTGACTAGTTCAGTACCATAT containing:
- the LOC138042141 gene encoding uncharacterized protein, whose translation is MQSSRLAILSWQCHIVRSFNQDQARLDFLDLLDNETVLIVNDWAMKFLPQRYRESQCDWFGKFGISWHVSVVYRQSDDQLQWQGFVHVIQSCSQDSFSVIAIMQDVLRSIKAEYRDVRRAYFRQDNAVCYHSSATILACPVISQSTRVQITRIDFSDPQGGKGAADRLAATCKAHVRSFINEGHDVTNATQLRDALISHGGIEGVRVACLDAVTKALPVGEIAKIPSIGKLNNFEFRDDRIKGWRAYGIGDGKEIKADISTTESENKWIESTFSPGEFKSLGFKKKKSTHVDNDSTKTKESFGDIHESTTSQAIYTCPEDGCTRVFQRHEALAKHLSAEKCVRSLEKHTVTFRSC